The segment TTGATTATTTTTTCTATATTATCGTTATTTTGCTTTTGCAGCTCAGAAAAAATGCCACCCATAAGTTCCCCGGCAGGAATTGTCGAATGATTTAACCAATCTTTATTAATTGCTTCAAAAAAATCGTCATTTAAATGGGAGCCTTCAAGCATCCATATTCTTGCGATAATAGTTTGGAACTCAGCGATCGTAATCGTGTCTTTTGCACCTAATGTGCCATCAGGTTTGCCTGTTAGTACGCCTGCTTTTACCAGTTTATCGATATCTTTCTTAGCCCAAACTGGCACATCGGTAAACTCGACGCCAAAAGTTCCAATGCGAAGATTATTTCCGACAGGCTTTGGTAATTCACCGAATGCTCTGCTCAACATGACTAAAGCTTCAATCTTCTTAGCAGGTTCATTATCTCTTAAATTTCCGTTACTAGAACCTTGTATAACGTCTTCTTTTTTAATTCCTGGATGATAAGCGTCTGCTGCCGTTAATAAGGTTTTAACGATTTCACCCCTTGTCGCTGGTGAAGACGTTTCATCGGCATACACCGATATGCTAACGGATAGGACCATTATTATGGCCATGAGTAAGGATAAAAACTTCTTTTTCATCATTGTTTCCTCCTCTATACTTTTAAAGATAAATATATAATAACAAAAAGTTAACTTTTATGGAATTTTATACAACAACTATATTTTATCAAGCGCATTTCTATTTTGTTGAATACTTCCGGCTATCAGAGCTTATTAAAATGTCTATTCTACGCTCGTTTTTTCTCGACTTTTTGATAAAGGGACATGATAACCCAAATAGCAGTCGGCAGTGTGATTGCTCCAATTACCATAGATGCAAACATGTAAACTGAACTATCTTTAACAAATAACAAAACAATCACCGCGATGGCTAAAAGAAGAAATAGTAAACTCTTTACTAAATTGACTAGCCTCACTCTTCCTTCTACCTTCCATTTATTCGTGTAGGTAGTGAGTACAGTCCAAATTGTTGGAAGAACGATTACATTGAGTATAAGCGCTACTACATAAAGTACGGACTTTAAGGTACCCGAGCTAAACAAGGCCCCAAACCATACAAGTCCATTTAGTAAAACAAGTGGGATTGCGAATTTGTTCATAGAGTTTATTGAATTTCCATACTTTTCAGCTGTTGTGTCACGGTCCGTATAAATCGGTTTTGTACCAGGATGCGCTCGAAATAGATGAATACCAGCATCTGAGACGATATGCGACCATCCAAAAGATGAAAAAAGCTCATAGTATTCCTCTGCGTCATCTTCTTTTAATGAACGATAGTCTATACTGTAGATGTAATCGCAGCTTTCTCCTTTTTCAAGCGTATACCCCATTAAACTAAAATGACTGACATGCGACCCTTTCAAAGAAAATCGGCGTAACTTTTCCATGTCCTTATCCTCAGAAAAAGCTAAACCACCTGATGAAATATACTTTGTCTGTCTCATTCTTCAACCTCCTTCAATCCAGTTTCAGCTAATTGCATCATCCGTTTTCTTACCTTCAAATCTTCTTCCAATACTGCTGTTCCTTCTTTAGTAAGCAGATACGTTTTCCGTCTGGAATCCGATCCATCATACAAATAAATCCACTCTTGTTGTAATAACTTTTTAATAATTGTGTACATGGAAGCAGGGCCTATCGTAATTGCCCCTTTTGATGTTTCTTCGATTAAATTCATAATCGCATAACCATGCCTTGGTTTTGTTAAAGCAGTCATAATATAAAACATTGAATCTGTTAATTGCTCTGATTTCTTCAATCAATCACCTCCTGTATCCTTTTTTTTGATATATCGTAAAGTGATATATATATCCAAAAACAATATATCATAATGTGATATATGTGTCTAGAGGTATATCACATTATTTTCCTTTTATTTTATAACTGGATTGGCGCATAATAAAAACTCCTTTTTCGGATTGAACCTGAAAAAGGAGTTTTTTTATGTAAATAAGGGGCAGATTGAACAGTGGTTTTTTTCATTTGTATCTTTAAGTAGTAGGTAAGATCGGCAGCACGTTTGTCGCTTACCACTGAAATCATCTAAAGACATATACGGACGCACTTCTTCACAGCACTCAGTAATAGAATTGAAAACTTGTGCTATTTTTTCAGTTGGTAATTGTGTTGTATAAAATCTAAAAGGACGGTTAATTCGTATAACGATGTTTTCCCAAAGTATATTCTGTGGTATTTTACACGCGTTACAAATAATTTTGACGATAGGGGTAAAGAAATCAATTAAAAGTCTATGTTGCCAATTTATTTGTAATGTTGTAAATGTTTTATAGGGCACGAGCAATTGAAAGTTTGTCAAATCAAAATAGGCTTCTGACCACCAATCGTCTTTTTGGTTTTGGAAACCAAAGTAATCGATAGACGAAGATGCGGTTAATAAAGCTAATTTCTTTAAAAATAAGGATCCCGCCGTAGCGATGGAATCTGTGTTAAGTGTTTTGGCATATTGATGAATAAGTGGCATGAGTATGTCCCGTTGCTGTAACCGATTTAAAGGGATAGCCGTTGAAGAAATTGTTGATTGTTGTATTACTTTGTATTGTTGTAAATCCATAAGTCACCTACTTTAAATGATCATTTTAGAAAAGCACTTCACTCATAGCGGAAGTGAAGTGCTAATCCTATTATTTAGAAAAGATCTCTTTGATCTCATCTAGTACGATGTTTGCAGAAAGGATCCCTCCAGAAGTGTTCCAGATCGCATCATCTACTCTATGAACATTGCCTTTTTTAACTACATCTAAGTTATTCCAAAGTGGATCAGCTGTCCATTCTTTTTCAGTAGTTAAAGCACTATCATCACCTGTTGGGGTGAAAGTAAAGTAGAAAAGTACATCACCGTTCATATCAGGAATGGCTTCTTTACCTACATCGACCGCTAATTTACCTAGCTTGTCGTTATTTTTAAAGAATTTTTCTTGCTCTGGTACTCGTGGGAATCCAAGTTGTTCAAAAATAACACCAGAGAATGAGTCGGTATAATAAATACGGCTCTTATCTGTCATGAAACGAACAACAGAAACTTCTTGTGTTGTTTTTTCGCCAAGTGCTTCTTTTGTAGCTACAATTTTATCATCATAAGCTTTTAATATTTTTTTACCTTCTGCTTCTTTGTTTAAAGCGCGTGAATAAAGCTCAAAATTACTTTTGAAGTCACCGCGTAATGTTTCAGAGAAAACTGTTGGAGCAATTTTACTTAATTTTGCATAGTCTTTTTCTTGACGAATTTTAGTACCGATAATCAAATCTGGTTTTAATGATGCAACTTTTTCAATGCTTATTTCAGATTCTGTACCAACTACTACCGCATCGCCCATTTGGTCTTTAATATGATCATACCATGGGTCACCTTCATGTGATTTTGCAGCGCCAACTGGTGTTACCCCTAGTGCAAGGGCAGCTTCCGTTCCTTCATTTGAAAGGACAACTACACGTTTTGGTGTACCTTTAATTTCAGTAGTACCCATAGCATGCTCAATCGTTATAACCGCTTCAGCTTTTGTATCACTTACTTCTTTGGCGTCATTTCCACATGCTGCTAATACAATAAGTGTAATAGATGTCAGTAGAAGTGCAAATACTTTCTTGAATGTAGACACTTTTTTTCCTCCAATTTCTATGATAAAATGTGATTGTCGCTTTGAGAGTGATAATCGTTTTCAATTACAAGTTAAATCATATAATGGCACAATAGCAATGTCAATAATTATTTGGAGGTTCAATACATAGATGATTTTGGTAAAAAATAAATTTAAAGTGTTAGGTTTGATACTTGCACTGATACTCATGGTGTTCTTTATATGTATTAGTATTTTATATGGATATGCAGATACTTCATTACATTCAACGATTCAATCCTTTGTGAATTTCGATCATTCGAACGAGCAAATCATTATTCAAAACGTACGGATTCCACGTGCGCTAATTGCTGCTAGTGTGGGTGCTTCATTGGCTATTACGGGTGTTTTACTACAAACATTAACAAAGAATCCTTTAGCATCATCTGGCATTCTAGGCATCAATGCAGGTGCAGGTTTTGCAGTTGTTTTCGCATTAGTATTTTTTAATGTAACAAGCTTACAAGCATTTGCATGGATCGCATTTTTAGGTGCGGCAGTAGCGACGATCGTAGTTCTCGGAATAAGTGCTTCAGGAGGTACCGCTTCAACACCTCTAAAAATCACGCTTGCAGGTGCGGCAATTAGTGCATTATTTGCTTCATATACACAAGGATTATTAGCGATGAATGAAGCAACTATGGACCAGGTGTTATTTTGGTTAGCGGGGTCAGTACAAGGTAGAAAGATGGAAATTTTATTATCTGTTTTACCTTATTTAGTAGTAGGGTGGGTTATGGCAATGGCAATTTCATCAAAAATGAATGTACTTGCTCTTGGAGATGATGTTGCTAGAGGCCTGGGTTTACGTATTGGGCTATTCAAATTCATTATCGGTATAATTACTATATTACTTGCTGGTGGAGCTGTTGCCATTTCTGGACCAATAGGCTTCGTTGGTATTATAATTCCTCATTTTGCACGAAAAATAATAGGGACAGATCATCGCTGGTTAATTCCTATGTCAGCTTTACTTGGGGCAATACTCTTGCTCGTAGCGGATGTCGGTGCGCGTTATATTATTATGCCGAGTGAAGTACCTGTTGGTGTAATGACGGCATTTATAGGAACCCCATTCTTTATTTATTTGGCTAGAAAGGGTGGGAGAAATTCATGAAAAAATTAAAATCAATTCGTTTATTAAATGGGAAATTTTCGTATTTATTAGACTTACATGTTACGAAAAGAGCTACTATTATTTGTATTCTTGCAGTGCTTGCGTTTCTTTTGAGCGGTTCTTTTGGGGAATCGTTCATAAGCTCAATCGATGTATTGAAAGCAATTTTCGGATACGGTGATGATTATACACAGTTGGTCATTAATGAATTTAGATTACCAAGAATCTTCGTAGCAGCGTTTGCTGGAATTGCTCTTGCCGTAGCCGGTGCAGTATTACAAGGTATGATTAAAAATCCATTAGCATCTCCTGATATTATAGGGATTTCTGCTGGTGGAGGTGCTGCTGTAGTTGGTTTCTTAGCTATATTTAGTGATTTAAATCATTCATTAACCGTTAGCATTCAATGGATGCCTTTAGCAGGATTTATTGGTGCAACATTAGTCGGACTAGTCGTATATTTACTAGCATGGAAAGATGGTGTTACACCATCAAGATTAGTATTAATTGGGCTAGGTGTTTCTATTTTTTTACAAGCATTAACGACGCTGTTGATGATTGTTGGTCCGATACATCTAGCAGCTGAAGCACAAAAATGGATTATAGGAAGTGTCCGAACAGCTGAATGGCATGAAGTTCAAATTATGGTACCAGTCATAATTATTCTGTTAATTATATTAACATTCCTTGTGCGGCATTTGAACGTACAAGATTTTGGGGATGAGACGGCAACGGGCTTAGGACAACCAGTTCAAAAATTTCGATTTACTTTAATAATTTTATGTTCGAGCTTAGTGGCGAGTGCTATTGCATTTACAGGTGCAATTGGTTTCGTAGGATTAATAGCTCCTCATATTGCAAGACGTTTAGTTGGCTCGGCTTTTGGGCTGTTAATTCCAACTAGTGCAGCAATCGGTGCATTTTTGGTCATTGTTGCTGATATTATTGGCAGAACAGCCTTTAATCCTTTAGAGGTGCCAGCGGGTGTATTTACTGCAGCAATCGGTGCACCTTATTTCATTTATTTATTACTAAAAAAACCAAAGAATTAAGGGAGTTTGTAAGTTATGGCAGAGTCGCTAAAAATTGATTCACTCACATTAAGTTATGGCACAGAGCCTATTATAGAAAATTTAAATTTAACGATACCTATGAATGAGATTAGTGTATTAATTGGTGCAAACGGTTGTGGGAAATCGACGCTCCTACGTTCGCTCGCCCGCCTATTAAAACCAAAGCAAGGTGCCGTGTTATTGGATGGAAAAAATATATTTGAATTATCGACAAAGGATGTTGCGAAAAAGCTATCTATCCTACCACAATCGCCAATCGCACCAGAAGGTTTAACGGTGCTACAGTTGGTGAAACAAGGTCGATACCCTCATCAAACTTGGCGTAAACAATGGACTGAAAAAGATGAGAAAATTGTACTCGATGCCATTAAAGCGACAGGGATGATTGATTTACAACATAAAAATATAGATGAATTATCAGGAGGCCAACGACAAAGAGCTTGGATTGCGATGACTTTGGCACAAGATACAGATATCATTTTATTAGATGAACCTACAACTTATTTGGATTTAACGCATCAAATTGAAATTTTGGATTTATTGTTCGAGTTAAATGAAACACAAAACCGTACAATCATAATGGTATTGCATGATATTAATTTAGCATGTCGATATGCAGATCATATTATTACAGTAAAGAATCGCACAGTATTTAAACAAGGGAAACCAGAGGATATAATGGTAGAAGATCTTGTAGAGAATGTTTTTGATATGAAATGTAAAATCATTGCAGATCCAATCTTTGGTACACCTATGTGTTTACCATATGGAAAAGGTCGCATTATAAAATAATAGTAAAAAGTTCTATGAAAAAGTAATACTATTTTTTCAAAACTTCATTGGATGATGAGCCGAGTGCAGTATTATTAAACATATTTTAAACAACAAAAATGAATGAATTGTACAACTTATCACAAAAAAAGCGAAACAAAAAGGCAGAATTTAATCTACACATTTTGTAGATTAAATCTGCCTTTTTGCCTTTTAAACTGTAAGGACATTTCCTGTTCTAATTTTCACCAAAGAGAAACGCGATCTTCTGGAGCTACATACATCCCATCTCCAGGTTCAATTCCATACGTTTCATAAAATTGCGGGAAGTTCACAATCGTACGGTTTACCCGAATTTTATTGGCGGAATGGACATCATTTTTGCTCAAAATCGCGGTTACTTCTTTTGTCGATGTGGATTTCCATATTTCTGCATTGCGTTTGAAATAGGCTTTATAATCCGGATTGCTCATTTTGGATACAACTTGCAGGGAAGCCGCCATTCCCCCTAAATCTGCGACATTTTCACTTAATGTAAGCTGACCGTCGCTCGATACACCTGGAATAATCTCAATATCATTATAGAACGCAATCAGTTCCTCATTTTTCTCCTTAAATTTCTTAAAGTCCTCGTCAGTCCACCAGTTATTCGCATTGCCATTTTCATCGTATGCAGAGCCATTGTTATCAAATGCATGGCTAATTTCATGACCAATGACCATGCCAATTGCACCATAGTTTTCTTCAGGTTTCGCGTGAATATCATAGAAAGGTGCTTGGAGAATACCAGCAGGGAATGTAATTTCATTATTTAATGGATTGTAGTAAGCATTTACGGTATATACGCTCATGCCCCATTCTGTTCGATCTACTGGTTTTCCTAGCTTGGCTTTAATGTCATCAGAGTATGCTTTTGTTACGGCAATCGTATTCGAAAACAGCGAACCACCATCCTCATATGTCTTGATCGCTACTTGATCTAATGTTGTATCCCACTTATCTGGGTAACCAATTTTAACATTCATTGTATCCAGCTTTTTAATGGCTTTCGCTTTCGTTGTTTCGGACATCCAATCGAGGGATTTAATTCTTTCCTCATACGTAGCGATTAACGCGTCTACCATTTGTTCTACATCTTTTTTCGCGTTTGATGAAAAATATTCTTTAGTAAACATTTGCTCCAAATATCCGCTCATTGTGCTCGTTGTTAAGGATACTGCAATTTCTTGCTCTGTTTTTTCTCCTGTAATGCCGTATAATGTTGCGGAAAATTCATTCGCTGCATCTTTGAAATCAGTAGACAACAAGCTGCCTGTTGCCTTAAGCAGTTGCACTTTGGCGTAAGCTTTAAGCACATCAATATTCGTTTCATTAAGGAATTCCGCGCCTTTTTGAGCTAGCTTCACATCAAATACAATCACTTGATCAACACTGTCAAGTTTCAACGATTTCAAAACTTTCT is part of the Solibacillus sp. FSL K6-1523 genome and harbors:
- a CDS encoding FecCD family ABC transporter permease, encoding MILVKNKFKVLGLILALILMVFFICISILYGYADTSLHSTIQSFVNFDHSNEQIIIQNVRIPRALIAASVGASLAITGVLLQTLTKNPLASSGILGINAGAGFAVVFALVFFNVTSLQAFAWIAFLGAAVATIVVLGISASGGTASTPLKITLAGAAISALFASYTQGLLAMNEATMDQVLFWLAGSVQGRKMEILLSVLPYLVVGWVMAMAISSKMNVLALGDDVARGLGLRIGLFKFIIGIITILLAGGAVAISGPIGFVGIIIPHFARKIIGTDHRWLIPMSALLGAILLLVADVGARYIIMPSEVPVGVMTAFIGTPFFIYLARKGGRNS
- a CDS encoding DUF2812 domain-containing protein: MRQTKYISSGGLAFSEDKDMEKLRRFSLKGSHVSHFSLMGYTLEKGESCDYIYSIDYRSLKEDDAEEYYELFSSFGWSHIVSDAGIHLFRAHPGTKPIYTDRDTTAEKYGNSINSMNKFAIPLVLLNGLVWFGALFSSGTLKSVLYVVALILNVIVLPTIWTVLTTYTNKWKVEGRVRLVNLVKSLLFLLLAIAVIVLLFVKDSSVYMFASMVIGAITLPTAIWVIMSLYQKVEKKRA
- a CDS encoding ABC transporter ATP-binding protein; this translates as MAESLKIDSLTLSYGTEPIIENLNLTIPMNEISVLIGANGCGKSTLLRSLARLLKPKQGAVLLDGKNIFELSTKDVAKKLSILPQSPIAPEGLTVLQLVKQGRYPHQTWRKQWTEKDEKIVLDAIKATGMIDLQHKNIDELSGGQRQRAWIAMTLAQDTDIILLDEPTTYLDLTHQIEILDLLFELNETQNRTIIMVLHDINLACRYADHIITVKNRTVFKQGKPEDIMVEDLVENVFDMKCKIIADPIFGTPMCLPYGKGRIIK
- a CDS encoding ABC transporter substrate-binding protein; protein product: MSTFKKVFALLLTSITLIVLAACGNDAKEVSDTKAEAVITIEHAMGTTEIKGTPKRVVVLSNEGTEAALALGVTPVGAAKSHEGDPWYDHIKDQMGDAVVVGTESEISIEKVASLKPDLIIGTKIRQEKDYAKLSKIAPTVFSETLRGDFKSNFELYSRALNKEAEGKKILKAYDDKIVATKEALGEKTTQEVSVVRFMTDKSRIYYTDSFSGVIFEQLGFPRVPEQEKFFKNNDKLGKLAVDVGKEAIPDMNGDVLFYFTFTPTGDDSALTTEKEWTADPLWNNLDVVKKGNVHRVDDAIWNTSGGILSANIVLDEIKEIFSK
- a CDS encoding FecCD family ABC transporter permease, coding for MKKLKSIRLLNGKFSYLLDLHVTKRATIICILAVLAFLLSGSFGESFISSIDVLKAIFGYGDDYTQLVINEFRLPRIFVAAFAGIALAVAGAVLQGMIKNPLASPDIIGISAGGGAAVVGFLAIFSDLNHSLTVSIQWMPLAGFIGATLVGLVVYLLAWKDGVTPSRLVLIGLGVSIFLQALTTLLMIVGPIHLAAEAQKWIIGSVRTAEWHEVQIMVPVIIILLIILTFLVRHLNVQDFGDETATGLGQPVQKFRFTLIILCSSLVASAIAFTGAIGFVGLIAPHIARRLVGSAFGLLIPTSAAIGAFLVIVADIIGRTAFNPLEVPAGVFTAAIGAPYFIYLLLKKPKN
- a CDS encoding M13 family metallopeptidase, giving the protein MKKFLSLLTVILIALSSSMTMDAAEKSPTATRGEIVETLLKATEAYRLGINKESVMKGSENGDLREHEPVKKVEALVMLSRAFGNLPKPVGNDLRRGTFGIKFTDVPAWAKRDIDKLAKAGVLTANSDGALGANDTMTIDELQNIIARIWTLEGSHLNDDFYEAMNKDWLNHSTIAAGERKSGVFSELQKQNSDKLEKIIDELAGKKFATGTKEQKITDFYATALDTKNRNKQGIKPIQKYIKTIDEAKTLDELIQADLTLESELGINSLFDFAIMNDAKNSSEHALYYTGLATGLDKNSYVTENSDTKKAYILYMTTLLKLSGEADSTAQALAEEIYGMEKSLASVSLEPHEQSDVNQYYNPFAIEQFDDLFKTVDMKKVLKSLKLDSVDQVIVFDVKLAQKGAEFLNETNIDVLKAYAKVQLLKATGSLLSTDFKDAANEFSATLYGITGEKTEQEIAVSLTTSTMSGYLEQMFTKEYFSSNAKKDVEQMVDALIATYEERIKSLDWMSETTKAKAIKKLDTMNVKIGYPDKWDTTLDQVAIKTYEDGGSLFSNTIAVTKAYSDDIKAKLGKPVDRTEWGMSVYTVNAYYNPLNNEITFPAGILQAPFYDIHAKPEENYGAIGMVIGHEISHAFDNNGSAYDENGNANNWWTDEDFKKFKEKNEELIAFYNDIEIIPGVSSDGQLTLSENVADLGGMAASLQVVSKMSNPDYKAYFKRNAEIWKSTSTKEVTAILSKNDVHSANKIRVNRTIVNFPQFYETYGIEPGDGMYVAPEDRVSLW
- a CDS encoding PadR family transcriptional regulator; the protein is MKKSEQLTDSMFYIMTALTKPRHGYAIMNLIEETSKGAITIGPASMYTIIKKLLQQEWIYLYDGSDSRRKTYLLTKEGTAVLEEDLKVRKRMMQLAETGLKEVEE